The DNA sequence AGCCAATTGGTAAATAGAAGGGCACCATGACTTCTCCACACCACCATAGGGGGCTTAGATGGATCGTTATTAGGAAAATAGTTTTTAGGGGGCTCTATTTCCTTACCGGCAGTTACATCTCGATCATATTCAGATTTTAACGTTAAGGGATCATACTCAGAGTGGCCAGTTACGAAAATCTGTCTATTGTCTTTAGAGGCCACAATATAAACGCCACTTTCCACAGATTCCGATAAGATTTCAAGCTGTGGAACCCTTTCTAAATCCTCCCTTCTTACTTCTGTATGTCTAGAATGGGGGGCATAAAAATAATCATCAAAGCCCCTTAAAAGCTTTATGTTTTTTTTGTTAATGGTATGGGGAAAGACACCAAACATTTTATTTTGTAAGGGATATTTTAAAATTCCATAATGATGATATAGTCCTGCCTGAGCCCCCCAACAAATATGAAGGGTGGAGGTGACATTAGTCAATGTCCAATCCATAATTTCTTTTAGCTCTTCCCAATAGGTGACTTCATGGAAATCCAAATGCTCTATAGGGGCTCCAGTAATGATAAAGCCATCAAACTTCTCATCCTTTACCTCATCAAAGGTTTTATAAAAGGTGGTCAAATGCTTTTCCGGGGTATTCTTTGAACTATGATTTTTAGGATGCAGGAGGACAATATCCACCTGTAGAGGAGAATTCCCCAATTGTCTTAAGATTTGAACCTCAGTAGTAATTTTTGTAGGCATTAAGTTTAGAATACCAATTTTTAAAGCCCGGATATCCTGACTCAATGCACGGCTTTCTGTCATGACAAAAATATTTTCCTTGTTTAAAACTTCGGTAGCGGGAAGATTATCGGGTATTTTTACTGGCATTTAATGAAATTCCTCCTTTTGAATCTATTTTTACTGACGCTTTGATTTCTCAAGAGCTGTATCCAAGTCGTCAATCAAATCTGCTGCATCTTCTATTCCCACAGAAATACGAATCATGTCAGGGGTAACACCAGCAGCCCTTTGTTCTTCCTCTGTTAGCTGAGCATGGGTTGTACTGGCAGGATGAATCACAAGGGATTTTGTATCTGCTACATTGGCCAATAGAGAAAATAACTCTAGACTGTCGATAAATGTTCTTCCTGCCTCTAGGCCCCCCTTAATACCAAAAGTAAAAATGGAGCCAGCCCCCTTAGGTAAGTATTTTTGTGCTAAGTCATAATATTTATTATCTTCTAGACTAGGATAATTCACCCAGTCAACAAGGGGATGATTAACTAAAAAATC is a window from the Natronincola ferrireducens genome containing:
- the metA gene encoding homoserine O-acetyltransferase MetA, yielding MPVKIPDNLPATEVLNKENIFVMTESRALSQDIRALKIGILNLMPTKITTEVQILRQLGNSPLQVDIVLLHPKNHSSKNTPEKHLTTFYKTFDEVKDEKFDGFIITGAPIEHLDFHEVTYWEELKEIMDWTLTNVTSTLHICWGAQAGLYHHYGILKYPLQNKMFGVFPHTINKKNIKLLRGFDDYFYAPHSRHTEVRREDLERVPQLEILSESVESGVYIVASKDNRQIFVTGHSEYDPLTLKSEYDRDVTAGKEIEPPKNYFPNNDPSKPPMVVWRSHGALLFTNWLNYYVYQETPYDINQVSGSLR